The Pirellulimonas nuda genome includes a region encoding these proteins:
- a CDS encoding flagellar biosynthesis protein FlhF, whose protein sequence is MSSIHTFRAKTLREALDAVRRQLGPDAAVLDARERGVGLMGRLMGTRCVEVTAAERRELTPPPEQRELDYRGRFQDQLRERYAPPADPGDVQRTQQQALGRLLERLGPEFGRERAQALLDGFPPPPDDQFDARLEAWAAQRLADRLEVTGPIEPGSGRPRVVALVGPTGVGKTTTIAKLAAGYRLRQHRRVGLVTVDTYRVAAVDQLRAYAEIIDLPMEVVSTPRQMIAAIGGMRGLDLVLIDTAGQSPRDAARLADLRGVLDAAEADQTHLVLSATSSVLGAKAVHKAFAPTGFDAILWTKLDESSCMSAVAALALDGAAPVSYVTDGQGVPDDISVAAPEALATRVLEARPF, encoded by the coding sequence ATGTCGTCCATCCACACCTTTCGAGCCAAGACCCTGCGTGAGGCGCTCGACGCCGTGCGGCGCCAGCTTGGCCCCGACGCCGCGGTGCTCGACGCGCGGGAGCGCGGAGTGGGCCTGATGGGGCGGCTGATGGGGACCCGTTGTGTCGAGGTCACGGCGGCCGAGCGCCGCGAGCTCACCCCGCCGCCCGAGCAGCGCGAGCTCGACTACCGCGGCCGGTTCCAGGACCAGCTCCGCGAGCGTTACGCCCCCCCAGCCGATCCCGGCGACGTGCAGCGGACCCAGCAGCAGGCCCTCGGCAGGCTTCTTGAGCGGCTTGGGCCGGAGTTCGGCCGCGAGCGGGCCCAAGCGTTGTTGGACGGCTTCCCGCCCCCCCCGGACGATCAGTTCGACGCGCGGCTCGAGGCCTGGGCCGCCCAGCGTCTGGCCGATCGCCTCGAGGTGACCGGCCCGATCGAGCCGGGCTCCGGCCGGCCCCGGGTGGTGGCGCTCGTCGGCCCGACCGGCGTCGGGAAAACGACCACCATCGCCAAGCTGGCCGCGGGCTACCGGTTGCGGCAGCACCGCCGGGTGGGGCTGGTGACGGTTGACACTTACCGCGTAGCCGCGGTGGATCAGTTGCGTGCGTACGCAGAAATCATCGACCTGCCGATGGAGGTGGTCTCCACCCCCCGGCAGATGATAGCGGCCATCGGCGGCATGCGGGGGCTCGACCTGGTGCTCATCGACACCGCCGGCCAGAGCCCACGCGACGCCGCCCGCCTGGCCGACCTCCGCGGCGTGCTCGACGCCGCCGAGGCCGACCAGACGCACCTGGTGCTCAGCGCCACCTCGAGCGTGCTGGGCGCCAAGGCGGTGCACAAGGCGTTCGCCCCCACAGGCTTCGACGCGATCCTGTGGACCAAGCTAGACGAATCGTCGTGCATGTCGGCCGTCGCGGCGCTGGCGCTCGACGGTGCGGCGCCGGTCAGCTACGTCACCGACGGCCAGGGCGTTCCGGATGATATCAGCGTTGCGGCGCCCGAGGCGCTGGCGACGCGTGTGCTGGAGGCGCGCCCGTTTTGA
- a CDS encoding MinD/ParA family ATP-binding protein, with translation MTTPSRSPDRDQADRLRALVAERRAPRSPESAAPVLFAGAKGGVGVTSLCWRAAQSLAGAGTPVLAVDASLDRPDLTVAAGASRGSGPDLSDVFALRSTLAETSILVAPGARVAPGQWGPESPPVSLEQTQTLATQLAQHDQGLTLLDAGAGLRPLLLPLWRSAGLVLLVTTPDELSVLNAYATLKLAQSRGVCDAAALLVNRCYDQQEADATHDRLAAACGRHLGFEPPLAGWIAELPRGSLRSPAAAAAGSRLATYVRYALRPAGRAAA, from the coding sequence TTGACCACACCCTCCCGCTCACCTGACCGAGATCAGGCGGATCGGCTCCGCGCGCTTGTCGCGGAACGCCGCGCGCCGCGCAGCCCGGAATCGGCCGCCCCCGTCTTGTTCGCCGGCGCCAAGGGGGGCGTGGGGGTCACGTCCCTTTGTTGGCGGGCGGCTCAGTCGCTAGCGGGCGCCGGCACGCCGGTGCTGGCGGTCGACGCGTCGCTCGATCGTCCCGACCTGACGGTCGCGGCCGGCGCCAGCCGCGGCAGCGGGCCCGACCTGTCGGACGTCTTCGCACTGCGTTCGACCTTGGCAGAGACTTCTATCCTCGTGGCGCCCGGCGCCCGGGTCGCGCCTGGGCAGTGGGGGCCCGAGTCTCCGCCGGTCTCCCTAGAACAGACGCAGACGCTGGCCACGCAGCTAGCGCAGCACGACCAGGGCCTGACGCTGCTGGACGCCGGCGCAGGGCTCCGGCCGCTGCTGCTGCCGTTGTGGCGGTCGGCGGGGCTGGTGCTGCTGGTCACCACGCCCGACGAGCTATCGGTGCTCAATGCCTACGCGACGCTGAAGCTGGCCCAGTCGCGCGGCGTGTGCGACGCGGCGGCGCTGCTGGTCAACCGCTGCTACGACCAGCAAGAGGCCGACGCCACGCACGACCGTCTGGCGGCGGCCTGCGGCCGCCACCTCGGCTTCGAGCCCCCGCTGGCGGGCTGGATCGCGGAGCTCCCCCGGGGCTCGCTGCGCAGCCCCGCCGCCGCGGCCGCTGGCAGCCGGCTGGCCACCTACGTGCGCTACGCGCTGCGTCCGGCGGGCCGCGCGGCCGCCTGA
- a CDS encoding FliA/WhiG family RNA polymerase sigma factor — protein sequence MTTTVAPTPVASTTASPTDTPPTAKEIREAAIAGVWLQFREAPSQPLRNKLVEHYLPLVKYNGERIWSRLPDGVDLDDLISAGVFGLMDAINAFDHNRGVKFETYCVPRIRGAMLDELRSMDWVPRLVRSKASKLNEGVKQLEARHGRSPTEIELAEHMGLSRQELEKMMSEANAVGLISLNKKWYETDSYKDVREIDILEDKKGEDPTRRVQKSDLMKLVTKGLNRNERLIIILYYYEELTMKEIGATLDLSESRVSQMHSAIVSRLQNQLGRRRPEFGAA from the coding sequence ATGACGACGACCGTTGCCCCGACGCCTGTTGCTTCCACCACTGCCAGCCCCACGGATACGCCGCCAACGGCGAAAGAAATACGCGAAGCCGCCATCGCCGGCGTGTGGCTTCAGTTCCGCGAGGCGCCGAGCCAGCCTCTGCGCAACAAACTCGTTGAGCACTACCTGCCGCTCGTCAAGTACAACGGCGAACGCATCTGGAGCCGGCTGCCGGACGGCGTCGACCTCGACGACCTGATCTCGGCCGGCGTGTTCGGCCTGATGGACGCCATCAACGCGTTCGACCACAACCGCGGCGTTAAGTTCGAAACCTACTGCGTGCCGCGTATCCGCGGCGCCATGCTCGACGAGCTCCGCAGCATGGACTGGGTGCCCCGTTTGGTGCGCTCCAAGGCCAGCAAACTGAACGAGGGCGTCAAGCAGCTCGAGGCCAGGCACGGCCGCTCCCCGACCGAGATCGAGCTGGCCGAGCACATGGGCCTCAGCCGGCAAGAGCTCGAGAAGATGATGAGCGAGGCGAACGCCGTGGGCCTCATCAGCCTGAACAAGAAGTGGTACGAGACCGACAGCTACAAGGACGTCCGCGAGATCGACATCCTCGAGGACAAGAAGGGCGAGGATCCAACCCGCCGGGTGCAGAAGTCGGACCTGATGAAGCTGGTCACTAAGGGCCTCAACCGCAACGAGCGGCTCATCATCATCCTCTACTACTACGAGGAACTGACGATGAAGGAGATCGGCGCCACGCTCGATCTGTCGGAGAGCCGCGTCAGCCAGATGCACTCGGCCATTGTGTCGCGGCTGCAAAACCAGCTCGGCCGCCGGCGGCCTGAGTTCGGCGCCGCCTAG
- a CDS encoding DUF1338 domain-containing protein: MTTDQFFDRLWLDYTSMTPQAQQIRNAFEQRGEKIVNDHVAFRTLALEPIGIGRLEPHLLNLGYKRFEPYRFEEKKLSAWGYLPPDPGLPRVFLSELLVDELSPAAAAILRRIASEVDAGRVESPEVFWAGRLWPAVSWEEYQTLAAESEYAAWFAAIGVRPNHFTISVNHLHGMDQVEQVLQVVEGLGLPVNTSGGRVKGSPQVLLEQASTLADEVELEFAGGVKRTVPSCYYEFAKRYPDPHGKLFQGFVAASADKIFESTDAKRG; the protein is encoded by the coding sequence GTGACGACCGATCAGTTTTTCGATCGCTTGTGGCTCGACTACACGTCGATGACCCCGCAGGCGCAGCAGATCCGCAACGCGTTCGAGCAGCGCGGGGAGAAGATCGTCAACGATCACGTCGCCTTCCGCACGCTGGCGCTCGAGCCGATCGGCATCGGCCGGCTCGAGCCCCACCTGTTGAATCTGGGCTACAAGCGTTTCGAGCCGTATCGGTTCGAAGAGAAGAAGCTGAGCGCTTGGGGGTACCTCCCCCCGGACCCCGGGCTGCCGCGCGTGTTCTTGTCGGAGCTGCTAGTGGACGAGCTCTCGCCGGCGGCCGCGGCCATCTTGCGGCGCATCGCGTCGGAGGTAGACGCCGGGCGCGTCGAGTCGCCGGAGGTGTTCTGGGCCGGCCGGCTCTGGCCGGCCGTGAGCTGGGAAGAGTACCAGACCCTCGCCGCCGAAAGCGAATACGCGGCCTGGTTCGCGGCGATTGGCGTCCGCCCCAACCACTTCACGATCAGCGTGAATCACCTCCACGGCATGGACCAGGTAGAGCAGGTGCTGCAAGTAGTCGAGGGGCTTGGGCTGCCGGTGAACACCTCGGGCGGGCGGGTGAAGGGTTCGCCGCAGGTGCTGCTCGAACAGGCCTCGACGCTGGCCGACGAGGTCGAGCTGGAGTTCGCCGGCGGCGTCAAACGCACCGTGCCGTCGTGCTACTACGAGTTCGCGAAGCGGTACCCCGACCCCCATGGCAAGTTGTTCCAGGGGTTCGTTGCGGCCAGCGCGGACAAGATCTTCGAATCGACCGACGCAAAGCGTGGGTGA
- a CDS encoding saccharopine dehydrogenase family protein — protein MAEKLPVLILGAGKIGGAIARLLHMHGGYRVRVGDLHQEALDYLAKQTPVETVQLDVTDAAALKRHMAGQAAVVSACSYDQNVAIAEAALATGASYFDLTEDVATTVAVRAIAAEAKAGQVFTPQCGLAPGFIGILAHDLCERFERLDRVKMRVGALPLYPTNMLKYNLTWSTDGLVNEYCNPCEAIRSGERVDLQPLEGLERFALDGVSYEAFNTSGGLGTLCETLAGRVVDLDYKTVRYTGHRYLMMFLLQGLRLSEQRELVKRLLEEAIPCTNQDVVLAFCTATGWRDGRYEQIADARKVYHGDIHGLPSSSIQITTATSMCAMVDLWREGKFPKQGFVRQEDVRLADFLANPFGKPYANAQSVREPIAPDDRTGPLL, from the coding sequence ATGGCCGAAAAACTCCCCGTCCTGATCCTTGGCGCCGGCAAGATCGGCGGCGCCATCGCGCGGCTGCTGCACATGCACGGCGGCTACCGCGTGCGTGTGGGCGACCTGCATCAGGAAGCGCTCGACTACCTCGCCAAGCAGACCCCGGTTGAAACGGTTCAGCTCGACGTAACCGACGCGGCCGCGCTCAAGCGGCATATGGCGGGCCAAGCGGCGGTCGTCTCGGCCTGCTCGTACGACCAGAACGTGGCGATCGCCGAGGCGGCCCTCGCCACCGGCGCCAGCTACTTCGACCTGACCGAAGACGTGGCTACCACCGTGGCCGTGCGAGCGATCGCGGCCGAGGCCAAGGCGGGTCAGGTGTTTACTCCGCAGTGCGGCCTGGCGCCCGGGTTCATCGGCATCTTGGCGCACGACCTGTGCGAGCGGTTCGAGCGGCTCGACCGCGTCAAGATGCGTGTCGGCGCCCTGCCGCTCTACCCGACCAACATGCTCAAGTACAACCTCACCTGGAGCACCGATGGGCTGGTGAACGAGTACTGCAACCCCTGCGAAGCGATCCGCTCCGGCGAGCGTGTCGACCTCCAGCCGCTCGAGGGCCTCGAGCGGTTCGCCCTGGACGGCGTCAGCTACGAGGCGTTCAACACCTCCGGCGGGCTGGGGACGCTCTGCGAGACCCTGGCGGGCCGCGTGGTCGACCTCGACTACAAGACCGTCCGCTACACGGGCCACCGCTACCTGATGATGTTCCTGCTGCAGGGGCTGCGGCTGAGCGAGCAACGCGAACTCGTAAAGCGGCTGCTCGAAGAAGCCATCCCCTGCACCAACCAAGACGTGGTGCTCGCCTTCTGCACCGCCACCGGATGGCGCGACGGCCGCTACGAGCAAATCGCCGACGCCCGCAAGGTGTACCACGGCGACATCCACGGCCTCCCGTCGAGCTCGATCCAGATCACCACCGCCACCAGCATGTGCGCGATGGTCGACCTGTGGCGTGAGGGCAAGTTCCCCAAGCAGGGATTCGTCCGCCAGGAAGACGTCCGCCTGGCCGACTTCCTCGCGAACCCGTTCGGCAAGCCCTACGCCAACGCCCAATCGGTACGAGAGCCCATCGCCCCCGACGACCGCACCGGGCCATTGCTGTGA
- the amaB gene encoding L-piperidine-6-carboxylate dehydrogenase has protein sequence MPLPDAVLPSLLHGAFPGVMIGDKAIVGHGHRFEPRSPIDGQPTAQVGAAGLDDLDHAIDAADDAHASWRTVPAPRRGELVRRVGDLVRRHKAELAELITLEAGKIPAESAGEVQEWIDMCDFAVGVSRQLHGLTIASERPEHQLLEQWRPLGAIGVISAFNFPAAVWAWNAMLGLVCGDSIVWKPSEQTPLIALACHEMVRRAAAGFDEAPSAISCVVIGGADIGAALAADERLPLISATGSVAMGRKVAVTVGERLGRSLLELGGNNAMIVTPSADLEMAIRAIVFSAVGTCGQRCTSLRRLFVHRSIADKLVGRLEQAYASLSIGDPRTPGVLVGPLVNEPAYERMQASLRAAVAQGGKVVCGGERLTAGAPSGVYVQPAIVRMPEQTPILQEETFAPLLYVVEYDELEEAIELQNDVPQGLSSAIFTSDVREAGRFTGPAGSDCGISNVNIGTSGAEIGGAFGGEKDTGGGRESGSDSWKQYMRRATTTINYGSTLPLAQGIKFGE, from the coding sequence ATGCCGCTGCCAGATGCTGTATTGCCCTCGCTGCTGCATGGGGCGTTTCCCGGGGTGATGATCGGCGACAAGGCGATCGTCGGCCACGGGCATCGGTTTGAACCCCGCAGCCCCATCGACGGCCAGCCCACCGCCCAGGTAGGGGCCGCCGGCCTTGACGACCTGGACCACGCGATCGACGCGGCCGACGACGCCCACGCGAGCTGGCGGACCGTGCCGGCGCCGCGCCGGGGGGAGCTGGTGCGGCGGGTGGGCGACCTGGTGCGCCGCCACAAGGCGGAGCTGGCCGAGCTGATCACCCTGGAAGCGGGCAAGATCCCTGCCGAATCGGCCGGCGAGGTGCAAGAGTGGATCGACATGTGCGACTTCGCGGTCGGGGTGTCGCGGCAACTGCACGGGCTCACGATCGCCAGCGAGCGCCCGGAGCACCAGCTCCTGGAACAGTGGCGCCCGCTGGGCGCCATCGGCGTGATTAGCGCGTTCAATTTCCCGGCCGCGGTGTGGGCCTGGAACGCCATGCTGGGCCTGGTGTGCGGCGACTCGATCGTGTGGAAGCCGAGCGAGCAGACGCCGCTGATCGCGCTGGCGTGCCACGAGATGGTGCGCCGCGCCGCGGCCGGCTTCGACGAGGCGCCCTCGGCGATTTCGTGCGTTGTGATCGGCGGCGCCGACATCGGCGCTGCGCTGGCCGCAGACGAGCGGCTGCCGTTGATCTCGGCGACCGGCTCGGTCGCCATGGGCCGCAAGGTAGCCGTGACGGTCGGCGAGCGGCTGGGGCGTTCGCTGCTGGAACTCGGCGGCAACAACGCGATGATCGTCACCCCCTCGGCCGACCTCGAGATGGCCATCCGGGCGATCGTTTTCTCGGCGGTCGGGACCTGCGGGCAGCGTTGCACGTCGCTGAGGCGGCTGTTCGTGCACCGCAGCATCGCGGACAAGCTGGTCGGGCGGTTGGAGCAGGCCTACGCGTCGCTGTCGATTGGCGACCCCCGCACGCCGGGGGTGCTGGTGGGGCCGCTGGTGAACGAGCCGGCTTACGAGCGGATGCAGGCGAGCCTGCGTGCAGCGGTCGCTCAAGGGGGAAAGGTAGTGTGCGGCGGCGAACGCCTGACCGCCGGGGCGCCTAGCGGCGTGTACGTGCAGCCGGCGATCGTGCGCATGCCGGAACAGACGCCGATCTTGCAAGAAGAGACCTTCGCCCCGCTGCTGTACGTGGTTGAGTACGACGAGCTGGAAGAAGCGATCGAGCTGCAGAACGACGTGCCCCAGGGGCTATCGTCGGCCATCTTTACCAGCGACGTCCGCGAGGCGGGCCGGTTCACCGGGCCGGCGGGCTCCGACTGCGGCATCTCGAATGTCAACATCGGCACCTCGGGCGCCGAGATCGGCGGCGCGTTCGGCGGCGAGAAGGACACCGGCGGGGGCCGGGAGTCGGGCTCCGACTCGTGGAAGCAGTACATGCGGCGCGCCACCACCACGATCAACTATGGCTCGACGCTGCCGCTGGCGCAAGGGATCAAGTTCGGAGAGTGA
- a CDS encoding SDR family NAD(P)-dependent oxidoreductase, giving the protein MAFDNAAYLIIGGAGGIGSEVAKRLTTAGAQILLAGRSVAPLEALARSISCESEQLDSTNLDAVEACASGAAERFGRLDGIINCAGSLLLKPAHLTSAEEWEQTLSTNLTTAFAAVRAAAKTMRKTGGSVVLFSSAAARLGLPNHEAIAAAKAGVAGLTLSAAATYASSNIRVNAVAPGLVKTPMTEQIWSRDTAAKASEDLHALGRLGEPADVASLVVWLLDPSNNWITGQVFSVDGGLSSVRTSPRRS; this is encoded by the coding sequence ATGGCATTTGACAACGCGGCCTACTTGATCATCGGGGGCGCCGGCGGCATCGGCTCAGAGGTCGCCAAGCGGCTGACGACCGCCGGCGCGCAGATTCTCCTGGCCGGGCGATCGGTGGCGCCCCTAGAAGCGCTTGCCCGGTCGATCTCCTGCGAATCCGAACAACTGGACTCCACCAACCTGGACGCCGTAGAGGCCTGTGCATCGGGCGCGGCCGAAAGGTTCGGCCGACTCGACGGAATCATCAACTGCGCAGGATCGCTTCTGCTCAAACCGGCTCACCTGACCTCTGCGGAAGAGTGGGAGCAAACGCTGTCGACCAACCTCACCACGGCGTTCGCGGCTGTCCGCGCAGCGGCCAAGACGATGCGCAAAACGGGCGGGTCCGTGGTGCTCTTCTCCTCGGCGGCAGCTCGGCTAGGGCTGCCCAATCACGAGGCGATCGCCGCGGCAAAAGCGGGCGTCGCGGGCCTAACACTCTCGGCCGCTGCAACGTACGCCAGCAGCAATATCCGGGTGAACGCGGTAGCGCCCGGCTTGGTGAAGACGCCGATGACCGAGCAGATCTGGTCCCGCGACACCGCGGCCAAGGCCTCGGAAGACCTTCACGCGCTCGGCCGGTTGGGTGAACCGGCTGACGTGGCGTCGCTGGTCGTCTGGCTGCTGGATCCCAGCAACAACTGGATCACCGGGCAGGTCTTCTCGGTCGACGGGGGGTTGAGCAGCGTGCGGACCAGTCCGCGGAGGTCTTGA